From Sinorhizobium sp. RAC02, a single genomic window includes:
- a CDS encoding AraC family transcriptional regulator, whose product MADTVDELKALVTQHARGPRTETTICGVSLLQSRTTTELTAGITELTMCLVLQGEKDISCGGNSLVYGEGNYFVATIEIPVVGRISRASGREPFLGIGFNFDQAALAELIAEMPESDDPYLMCGLGISPTQPELADAFLRLIRLLDRPDEIHVLAPMLKREILFRLLQGPQGTKLRQIAYAGSRQSNLRRALGWMRENYTEPFKVEDLARMAGMSVSVFHRQFKVATSLTPIQYQKSFRLHEARRLLLEKAGDAAGVAFAVGYESVSQFSREYARMFGAPPVRDVGRRTTKQTSSYTDRRKTAVVEGSPATRQGS is encoded by the coding sequence ATGGCTGACACGGTAGACGAACTCAAGGCGCTCGTGACGCAACACGCCCGCGGCCCACGCACGGAGACGACGATTTGCGGGGTGTCCCTCCTGCAGTCGCGGACCACGACCGAGCTAACGGCGGGCATCACCGAACTGACGATGTGCCTAGTGCTCCAGGGCGAAAAGGATATCTCCTGCGGCGGCAACTCCCTCGTCTACGGCGAAGGTAACTATTTCGTCGCCACCATCGAAATCCCGGTAGTGGGCCGGATCTCGCGGGCGAGCGGTAGGGAACCTTTTCTCGGAATTGGTTTCAATTTCGATCAGGCCGCGCTGGCCGAGTTGATTGCCGAGATGCCCGAAAGCGACGATCCCTACCTCATGTGCGGTCTCGGCATCAGTCCGACCCAACCGGAGCTCGCGGACGCTTTTCTCAGGTTGATCAGGTTACTTGACAGACCTGACGAGATCCATGTGCTTGCGCCAATGTTAAAACGGGAGATCCTGTTCAGGCTCCTTCAAGGACCGCAGGGTACCAAGCTTCGCCAGATCGCATATGCTGGAAGCCGCCAGTCAAACCTTCGACGCGCGCTTGGCTGGATGCGCGAGAATTACACGGAGCCTTTCAAGGTCGAGGACCTGGCCCGGATGGCGGGTATGAGCGTCTCGGTTTTCCACAGACAGTTCAAGGTCGCGACGTCGCTCACACCCATCCAGTACCAAAAGAGCTTCAGGCTGCATGAAGCGCGCCGTCTGCTGCTCGAAAAGGCCGGGGATGCCGCCGGTGTGGCATTTGCGGTAGGCTACGAGAGCGTTTCCCAATTCAGCAGGGAGTATGCGCGGATGTTTGGCGCTCCTCCGGTGAGAGACGTTGGGCGACGGACGACGAAGCAGACGTCCTCTTACACAGATCGTCGAAAAACCGCAGTGGTGGAGGGGTCGCCCGCTACCCGGCAAGGGAGTTAG
- the amyA gene encoding alpha-amylase: protein MSAPMLLQAFHWYTHGGGSLWRDIDAKSRDLAAMGITHVWLPPAYKGAAGAESVGYDTYDLFDLGEFDQKGSVPTKYGDRASLERACTALRNQGIRVIHDVVFNHKMGADERERVTVRRVNEQDRTQIEDEAFEAFAHTRFTFPGREGKHSKFIWDKSCFSGVDVIEEPDESGVYRLVNAYGEGQWNADVDQEFGNYDFLLGADVEFRNKAVSEELKFWGRWLAEQVPVGGFRLDAAKHVPAWFFKEWVGHMRDSLGDDLFVVAEYWHPDMDTLNAYLDSVDRQVMLFDVALNHRFHDASKLGRDFDLRTIFDGSLVASLPEHAVTLVDNHDTQPLQSMEACVEPWFKPIAYALILLREHGLPCIFAPDLEGATYRDKGSDENEYNVEMPAIACLPKLMEARRRFANGPQTDLFEHPFCIGFIRHGTGEAPGCVTVVSNGDASEINADLGNDHAGATFADFLGHRQDKIQVDRDGRATFPAEGGSVSVWVRCEAMEKDA from the coding sequence ATGTCTGCTCCGATGCTTCTCCAGGCGTTCCACTGGTACACTCACGGTGGAGGGTCGCTCTGGAGGGACATTGACGCGAAGTCGCGTGATCTTGCGGCCATGGGGATCACTCACGTTTGGCTGCCGCCAGCGTATAAAGGCGCTGCGGGGGCAGAGTCTGTCGGGTACGACACCTACGATCTGTTTGATCTGGGTGAGTTTGATCAGAAGGGCAGCGTGCCAACCAAGTATGGAGATCGCGCCAGTCTGGAAAGGGCCTGTACTGCTCTCCGGAACCAAGGTATCCGCGTTATTCATGATGTCGTTTTCAACCACAAGATGGGCGCGGATGAGCGGGAACGCGTAACCGTCCGCCGCGTCAATGAGCAGGATAGAACTCAGATCGAAGACGAGGCTTTCGAGGCCTTCGCTCACACCCGGTTCACATTTCCTGGCCGGGAAGGCAAGCACTCAAAATTCATCTGGGACAAGTCCTGTTTCAGCGGCGTGGATGTGATCGAGGAGCCAGATGAATCCGGTGTCTACAGACTGGTCAACGCGTACGGCGAGGGTCAGTGGAACGCGGATGTGGACCAGGAATTTGGAAACTACGACTTCCTGCTCGGTGCAGATGTCGAGTTTCGCAACAAAGCAGTGTCAGAAGAGCTCAAATTCTGGGGTCGATGGCTTGCCGAACAGGTGCCCGTTGGAGGATTTCGGCTTGATGCTGCAAAACATGTTCCGGCCTGGTTCTTCAAGGAGTGGGTCGGACACATGCGCGACAGTCTCGGCGACGACCTCTTTGTGGTCGCCGAATATTGGCACCCCGACATGGACACCCTCAACGCCTATCTCGATAGCGTCGACCGGCAAGTCATGCTTTTCGACGTCGCTCTCAATCACCGGTTCCACGACGCCTCGAAACTTGGGCGCGACTTCGACCTTCGCACCATATTTGACGGATCGCTGGTCGCCTCACTTCCCGAACATGCGGTGACATTGGTCGATAATCATGACACCCAGCCCCTGCAGTCAATGGAGGCCTGTGTCGAGCCTTGGTTTAAGCCAATCGCCTATGCCCTGATCCTATTGAGGGAGCACGGCCTACCTTGCATCTTCGCGCCGGATCTCGAGGGGGCGACATACCGTGACAAGGGCAGTGACGAAAACGAATACAACGTGGAGATGCCTGCGATTGCCTGCCTGCCGAAGCTGATGGAGGCTCGGCGCCGCTTCGCAAACGGACCGCAGACAGACCTCTTTGAGCACCCGTTCTGCATCGGCTTCATCCGCCACGGCACGGGTGAAGCGCCGGGTTGCGTAACGGTCGTCTCCAATGGCGATGCATCGGAAATAAACGCCGATCTCGGCAATGATCATGCCGGTGCGACGTTTGCGGACTTCTTGGGACATCGGCAGGACAAGATCCAAGTCGATCGTGACGGACGGGCGACGTTTCCCGCGGAAGGAGGCAGTGTCAGCGTCTGGGTGCGTTGCGAAGCGATGGAGAAGGACGCGTGA
- a CDS encoding TIGR03885 family FMN-dependent LLM class oxidoreductase — translation MIIGYHASHEQFSPSDLLRFVRKAEDAGFGAVMTSDHIAPWSERQGNSGNNWAWLGAALSSTSIPFGSLAIPGGWRYHPVVLAHLVATLADMFPNRLRWVALGSGEAMNETVVGADWPDKSERSDRLRAGADIMRRLFRGEIVDARNPWFSAEKARLWSLPDGMPAMFGAALTPQTATALGRLADGLLTVRKPVEELRIVVESFRAAGGRGKPLALQLQIAWGVTKDDARRSAWDQWRCAALSAKELADTRQPSEFDRLTQKVSLDAMDDCMVVIDRGEDLIAEIQRCAGCGFDEIYIHNVSRDQESFIKFMGTEVLPAL, via the coding sequence GTGATCATCGGATACCACGCCTCGCACGAACAATTTTCGCCGAGCGACCTGTTGCGGTTCGTGCGTAAGGCTGAAGATGCTGGCTTCGGCGCCGTGATGACCTCCGACCACATTGCACCGTGGAGCGAGAGACAGGGCAATAGCGGAAACAACTGGGCTTGGCTCGGCGCGGCCCTTTCATCCACCTCGATCCCCTTCGGCAGTCTCGCCATCCCGGGCGGTTGGCGCTATCATCCTGTCGTTCTCGCGCATTTGGTTGCGACGCTAGCGGACATGTTCCCGAACCGGCTCCGGTGGGTTGCCCTTGGCAGCGGCGAGGCTATGAATGAGACCGTCGTCGGCGCTGATTGGCCGGATAAGTCAGAACGCTCTGATCGCTTGCGCGCAGGGGCGGACATTATGCGTCGCCTCTTCCGCGGTGAGATCGTTGATGCACGCAACCCGTGGTTTTCTGCGGAGAAGGCTCGGCTCTGGTCGCTTCCCGACGGAATGCCTGCGATGTTCGGCGCTGCTCTCACACCACAGACCGCGACAGCGTTGGGCCGTTTGGCTGACGGCCTGCTGACCGTTCGGAAACCGGTCGAAGAACTCCGTATCGTTGTCGAGAGCTTTCGCGCTGCTGGCGGAAGGGGCAAGCCCCTGGCGCTGCAGCTACAGATCGCTTGGGGGGTGACAAAAGACGACGCAAGGCGCTCGGCATGGGATCAGTGGCGTTGCGCGGCGCTTTCGGCAAAGGAACTCGCAGATACCCGGCAGCCATCGGAATTTGATCGACTGACACAAAAAGTCTCGCTGGATGCGATGGATGATTGCATGGTGGTCATAGATCGCGGTGAGGATCTCATCGCAGAAATCCAACGATGCGCCGGTTGCGGGTTCGACGAAATCTATATTCACAACGTGTCACGCGATCAGGAGAGCTTCATCAAATTTATGGGCACAGAGGTACTCCCTGCCCTTTAA
- a CDS encoding SDR family oxidoreductase, protein MSKNALITGANKGIGYETARRLGELGYRVWLGARDTDRGEAAAKNLRELGHDVRHLSLTVDDEESVTAAVDRVGLEDGRLDVLVNNAAVPGQFVDPAEQELADIRRVYEVNVFAPIRIIQAFLPLLRASPAANVVNVSSELGSLGALSDPTSEFYGVNALGYNSSKSALNAVTVAFAKALAESGIRVNSADPGYTATDFNGGEGHRTVEEASEIIVRLASAEGAGSPNGSFANDKGKLPW, encoded by the coding sequence ATGTCGAAGAACGCGCTGATCACGGGGGCAAACAAGGGCATCGGCTACGAGACCGCCCGCCGCCTGGGGGAGCTTGGTTACAGGGTGTGGCTGGGCGCGCGGGATACGGACCGCGGCGAGGCTGCGGCAAAAAACCTGAGAGAGCTCGGTCATGATGTCCGCCATCTGTCGCTGACCGTGGATGACGAAGAGAGCGTCACGGCGGCCGTCGATCGCGTCGGACTGGAAGACGGCAGGCTTGACGTGCTGGTCAACAATGCCGCCGTGCCGGGCCAGTTCGTCGACCCAGCGGAGCAGGAACTGGCCGACATACGGCGGGTTTACGAGGTCAATGTCTTTGCACCCATACGCATTATACAGGCATTCCTGCCGCTCTTGCGGGCATCTCCGGCAGCCAATGTCGTCAATGTAAGCAGCGAGCTTGGCTCGCTCGGCGCGCTCTCGGACCCCACCAGCGAGTTCTACGGCGTCAACGCGCTGGGTTACAACAGCTCGAAGAGCGCGTTGAACGCGGTGACCGTCGCCTTTGCCAAGGCGCTGGCCGAAAGCGGAATCCGCGTGAATAGTGCGGATCCGGGATACACCGCGACAGATTTCAACGGGGGTGAGGGGCATAGAACCGTGGAAGAGGCGTCAGAGATTATCGTAAGACTTGCGTCGGCTGAGGGGGCGGGTTCTCCCAATGGGAGCTTCGCCAACGACAAGGGCAAGCTGCCGTGGTGA
- a CDS encoding DUF4142 domain-containing protein — MNTLRLAPALFLIASSALAQSTAETTGVNSALNIPPKTEDFVKEVSMSDMFEIESSKLALERGGPTTEAFAQQMVDAHQKTTADLKALLEGGKVDAQPAAALSEDQQESLDELKKLSGAEFDDAYQDDQEDAHEDAVDVFKRYAEEGDNPDLKAWAAKTLPDLEHHLKMAEDLDKK; from the coding sequence ATGAACACACTTCGCCTCGCCCCTGCCCTTTTTCTCATCGCGTCCTCCGCTCTCGCCCAATCGACCGCCGAGACAACCGGCGTCAACTCCGCCCTGAACATTCCTCCCAAGACCGAAGACTTCGTGAAGGAAGTCTCGATGAGCGATATGTTCGAGATCGAGTCGAGCAAGCTTGCCCTCGAACGCGGTGGCCCCACCACAGAAGCCTTCGCGCAGCAGATGGTCGACGCTCATCAAAAAACCACGGCGGACCTGAAGGCCCTTCTGGAAGGCGGTAAGGTGGACGCCCAGCCGGCGGCAGCCCTTTCCGAAGACCAGCAAGAATCTCTCGACGAGCTCAAGAAGCTATCTGGTGCAGAGTTCGATGATGCCTATCAGGATGATCAGGAAGACGCGCATGAGGATGCCGTGGACGTCTTCAAGCGCTACGCGGAGGAGGGCGATAATCCGGACCTCAAGGCGTGGGCCGCGAAAACGCTGCCTGATCTGGAACATCACCTAAAGATGGCGGAAGACCTCGACAAGAAGTAG